AACCAACAACATTTTATTCATTCTTTTCATGAGCTTCATTATTCATTCAAGAAAAATTTCTTTCATAATAACTCATAATTCTGCATTTTATTGCGCAAGAAGGCTAATTGCGAATCCGCCACCTGCAACGGAGTTCAACTTCAAGACAGACTTGCTGGTTACAGTCTTCTTGGTGATGACATAAGCCTGCGGATTGGTCTTGTAGTTGGCATTCTTTGCATCCTGATAGATGGTAGCCACATACTTCTTGCCCTTCTCGAGGAAATCGAGCTTTACGGTAGACTGATGAGCCTTCATGCCCGTAACGCCACCGACAAACCAGTTATCAGAACCCTTTGCCTTGCGGGCTGCGGTGATATACTCCATTGGTTCAGCCTCCAGATAGATAGACTTGTCCCAATCTACAGCCACATCCTTGATAAACTGGAAGGCATCCATGTGCTTCTCATAATTCTCAGGGAAATCGGCAGCCATCTGCAACGGACTGTACATCGTTACATAAAGTGCCAACTGACCGCAGATGGTAGAGTTGCAATGAGAACCATTGGCGCAATCCATTTCAAAGATACCCGGTGTATAATCCATCGGACCACCCTGCAGACGGGTGAAAGGCAAGATGGCGGTATGTCCCGGTTTGGTACCTCCGAAAGCCTGATATTCAGTACCGCGAGCACTCTCATTGCCAATCAGGTTAGGATAAGTGCGGCAGAGACCGGTAGGACGCACAGCCTCATGGGCATTTACCATGATGTGATAATCGGCAGCACGGGTTACGGCATGCAGATAGTGATTGATTTCCAACTGACTGTAGTGATGCTCGCCACGAGGAATGATGTTGCCCACATAACCACTCTTCACTGCATCGTAGCCATAATCCTTCATCAACTGATAAGCTCTGTCCATATACTTCTCATAGTTCATTACAGAAGAGGAGGTCTCATGATGCATGATGAGCTTCACACCCTTGGAATGCGCATACTCATTGAGCGCCTTGATGTCGAAATCAGGATATGGAGTCAGGAAATCGAATACCTTTTCCTTCATATAGCCACTCCAGTCTTCCCAACCGATGTTCCATCCTTCTACCAGGACAGCATCGAAACCATGGGCTGCAGCGAAGTCGATGTAACGGCGTACATTGGCATTGTTGGCAGAATGCTTGCCCGATGGCTTGGCATGTACATAGTCGGTTCCATCCAACTTCACGGTAGGATAATCATGGGTATAAGCCCACTCACCCTTACCGGAAATCATCTCCCACCATACACCTACGTACTTCACAGGATGAATCCAGGAGGTATCCTTGATCTTGCAAGGCTCATTGAGATTGAGAATCAGGTTGGAAGACAACACCTTGCGGGCATCATCTGTAATGACCATCGTACGCCAAGGGCTCTTGAACGGAGTCTGCATATATCCCTTCATACCCTGTGCATCAGGGGTAAGCCAAGAGGTAAAGGTCATAGTCTTGTCATCCAGGTTCAGATGCATGGCTGGATAATCTACCAGGGCAGCCTCATGCAGGTTGATGTAGATACCATCATCAGTCTTCAACTGGAGTGAGGTCTGTACACCGGTATCTGAAAAGACAGTCTGTGAGAGATTGCTGCTGACAGCAGCATGCAGGGCTGGACGGATGCCCGACAGACGGGTCTTGGTGTATTCATACTCCTGGGTATCGTAATCACCCGGAATCCACCAGGCGGTATGATCGCCCGTCATGACAAATTCAGTACGCTCTTCCTTGATGGTAAAGTAGTTGAGATTGCCTTTCTGAGGGAACTCATAGCGCAATCCTACTCCATCGTCATAAACACGGAAGCGGACGTTCATATAACTGTCTGTAGAATTCTGCTTCAACTCTACCAGCATATCATTATAATGATTGCGGATCGACTTGTTCTCTCCCCAAACAGGAGTCCAGGTCTCATCGAAAGTGGAAGTCTTCTCATTGATGACACTAAAATCAGAAAGCAGATCCTTGCCATCCTTGCCGCCCTTGGCGAGCTGATAACCCAGACGGCTAGGCTTGATGATGGTCTTGCCCTGATAGGTCACACTATAGGTAGGCACAGTGCCATCCAAGGTGAAGTTCACCTTGATTTGTCCGTTAGGAGAAGTGATGTCTCCTGCATCTGCTGAGATGCCAAAAGCCATCAGAAGGCTTGCGAGCAAAAAGAGTTTTTTCATATTATTTCCTTTTTAGTTTATGACTGACTACTTAGTATATCCTGGATTCTGCTTGAGTTTCTTGTTCAAGTTGAGCACGGCATAAGGGATAGGATAAACCATGGTATAGCCCTGCGTATCATCATTGTAATCACCTGCAGACGCATTGTGGGTCACACCATTGAAGCGGTCAGCAGTAGGCTCTGTAAAGGTACAGAATCTGATCTGGTCTTGGCGGCGTACTCCCTCCCAAGCCAGTTCCAGCATACGTTCATCCAGAATGTCATTGAGCGTAAGTTCTGTACGAGGTGTAGCAGCAACACGGTCACGAACCTCATTGACAATTGTGAGAGCCTCAGCCTTGTTACCCATACGATACTCAGCCTCAGCCTTCAGGAGCAAGGCATCGGCATAACGCCAGATTACCAGGTCGTTGTTGAAGCTATACTGCTGGGTAGTGGACTTGTCAAACTCATACTTCTTCATTCTGGCACCAGCACACTTCATGGCATGAGGGTCATCGGCAGCAGAGAAATCCACCTTTACAGCCAATGGCATATACTCCAGTGGCTTGTCAGTGGCACCGTCATCTACAGCTTTTCCTGTCTCCTCCATATAATCCTTGTCGGTATAGAAGTTGAGTTTCAGACGAGGGTCCGGATTAGCCGTTCCATAGCCATATACCTGCATCTGCTGCTTGGAAGAGCAGGCTCCATTCCAGCCCTGGTAACCGATGGCACCACCATGGTTATAATGCAGGGTGCGCACGATGTTGTAATCCTCTATCTTATAGTTAACACAATCATTCGGGCGGGTCCAGATATTCTCCACGGAATTCTGGTTGGCTACAATGAAGTTGTCGGCATAGCTAGGCTGCAGGCGGTAACCCAAGCTGGCAATCTGGTCAGCACAATAGACTGCTGTTTCCCACGCATTGCGAGTTTCACCATCCAAAGTAATGTTTATATTTTTGCCCATTTCAGAAACAGTCTTTCCCTGCTCCTCGCTGGCAGTAGCCTTGCCGCTCTTGTCTGTTCCTACAAAGGCACTGTAGCTGGTTGGAGTGGTATCATCGATGGTATAGACCGGTGCATTGATGGCACACTTAGCCATACACATATATGCCACAGCCTTGGTGATACGACCATAATATTCACCCTCGTTCTGACTCTTACCATCTGAAAGATGAGGAATGCATTCAGCCAACTCAGAAGTGACAAACCTGAAGACATCAGAACGGTTGGACTGATTCACCTCGTTAGCACTCACCTGAGAAGAAACAACCAATGGCACCTGTCCGAAGAGATCCATCACATAGTAATAATAGACAGCACGAAGGGCTCTCAATTCATATACATATTCAGCATACTCCGGATGTTCACCCAGGTACTTGTTGAGTCGGTCGATAGAAGAATTGGCAAGACCGATGACACGATACAGGTTGTTCCACACATCGTTATACTTGCTTACAGACGACTCAAAGTTGTGGAGGAAGATATTCTGCCAGGTTCCACCATCTACCCAGTCACCCTGACGACCAGGAATCATACTGGCATCAGAAGAGAACTCCTGGAAGGTGTGTACCGAGCCACCATCGCTTCCATACAATCCATTTCCGATGGAAGAATATACGTTAGCCACTGTGTTTACATATACCAGCTTAGAGGTACTGAAAGCCTCCTCCTCAGAAAACTTGCTTCGTGGAGTCTCATCCAGTGAGCAACTAGCCAGTAATATCGATGAAAGAAGCATCGAGCCTATAATATATTGTTTCATAACTGTAATCCTTTATATATTAATAATGTAATTCTTAATTAGAACTTGTTATCTATTCTATGTGAAAACATTTAGAAATTCACTGAGAGCGACAGAGTATAAGTACGGCTCAGAGGATAGATGTTCTTGTCGTCAACACCCAGATTGCCACCACTGATGGTTGCAGAGTTGATCATTGGAGTCAGGCCCTTGTAACCAGTGAGGGTACAGATATTGTTGACTGACAATGCAAGGTGAATGTTGTTGATGAACTTCCACTTGAGCATATCCTTGGTGAAGGTGTAGCCCAAAGAAGCGTACTCGAAGTTCATATAGTCACCCTTTTCCAGCCAGTAGTCAGAAATCTGAACATCATGGATACCCTTGCCATTATTGAGATGCTGTGCACCGCTCAGGATATTATAGGTTGGGAAATTACTCATATTGTTCAAGGTCATGGATGTGGCATTGTAAATCTTATGACCGAAAGCACCGTTAAACTGCATAGTCAGATCCCAGTTCTTGTACTTGAAGCTCATATCCCAGCCGAGGAAGTACTTAGGAATTGCCTGTCCGCAAACCTTGCGGTCGCCACTGTCACCCGTATCAATGGTACCATTATCATCAAGGTCTTCGATGATATACTGTCCATTCTCATCAATACCTGTGCAGTGAGGCAGATAGAATACACCTACAGGCTGTCCCTCAATGAGATAGGTTACGCCATTATTATGTGTCAGACCAGCCGCACCTACGGTGGCAACAGAGATATGCTCGCTCGTTGTCATAGGCTGTCCCTTGTAGGTACCGCTCAACTTCTTCAGCTTGTTCTTCTGATAAGAGAAATTCAGACCGGAATTGAAGGTAAAGTCCTTTGTCTTGATGATGTCACCTCGAACAGCCAATTCAAATCCCATATTAGTCATGGTACCCATATTGGCCAGCAGACGGTCGTAAGTGAAAGGAGGTACCGGCACGGTATAGGTATAAAGCATATCTGATGTTTCAGAAGTGTACCAGTCGAAGGTTACATTGAGACGCTGCTTGAACATCGACAGGTCAAAACCGACATCAAATGTCGTCTTTACCTCCCACTTCAGATCAGGGTTGCTGTTGGAGGTAACCGCAAAAGTAGTACTTGTTGCGCCGTTGACGGTAGTTACACCATTAGGCTCCATCAGGGCGAGAGAAGTATAAGGATCGATGGCATCCTGATTACCGGTCACACCATATCCTGCACGAATCTTGAAATTGTCTATCTGCTTGATTTTCTTCATCCAAGGCTCATTGCTGATTACCCATGCCAAGGAAGCAGAAGGGAACCAGCCCCACTTCTGACCATTACCCAACTTAGAAGAACCATCGGTACGAACATTGACGGTAGCGATGTATTTGTCAGCCAGCATATAGTTGACACGAGCCATATAAGAGCTCAGGGTATATTCGGTGTAGTTAGACTGCAGATTACCCCAGCTCACATTGGCAGCAGCCTTCATGTTATTGAATTTGAAGTAGTTGGTATCAAATCCATGTGCCTCCTGTGAGTTCCAGTCGTAGGTGTACTTCTGTCCCTCCATCAGAGCCAAGGCATCAATGTGATGCTTGCCGAAATCCTTGGAGAAATTCACCATGACGTTGCCCATATAGTCCTTGCGGTTGGTATTGGCAATATAAGCCCATCCGTTACCGTTCAGCTTACCCATCTGGATATTGTTAGGAATATAGAACTTATTGTCACGGTTCCAATAATTGTATGAACCAAAGGCACTTACAGTGAGTCCGTCGATGATGTTGACCGTTGCCTTGCCATGAACATTGACAGAGGCATCCTTGTAGAAGTCATCAATATCGAGCAATCCCAGTGGATTCCAGACTTCATTGGCAAGCAGATCCTCATCCCATTCGCCCTTGTCGTTTCTTACATTAGGATAAGTAGGGTTATAGGCTGTAGCAGAATAGAACATCTTGTGCATATCATACTGGATATTGCTATTGCGCTGAGAACCGAATATGCCCAGTTCCAGCTTCAGATGTTTGTCGAAGAGATACTGGGTTCCATCCAGCTTTGCTGTAAAATTCTTCATATCAGAATTCTTCAAGGCACCCTGACGGAGAACGAATCCCAGAGAAGCACGAAGACTGGAAGTGTCTGTACCAGAAGAGAAAGAGATGTTATGATTCTGTGTGAGACCCACATTGCGCTCAATCTCCTCGAGGAAATTGGTATCGCCACCCATATCGGTATAGGTCAGACCCAAAGACTTGGCAGTTTCACGATATTCTGAAGCCGACATCAGATCCAGATTCTTATAGACTGTATTGACACCAAACTGGCCATTGTAGCTCAGGCTGGAATAGCCCAACTTGCCCTTGGCTGTGGTAACAACGATGACACCGGAAGCACCACGTGAACCATACTGGGCAGTCTCAGAAGCATCTTTCAGGATGGTGAGACTCTCAATATCGCCAGGAGCCAGAGAATTGAACATTGTCATATCAGCAAAGACGCCATCGATGATAACCAATGGGTCGTTACCACCTGAAAGAGAAGAGGTTCCACGAACTCGAATGCTTGGCGAACTGGTAGGGTCGCCGCCAGCCTGAGAAATGATAACACCCGCAACCTTACCCTTCAAGGCCTCGGCAGGACTGGTTACCACACCCTTGTTCATATCTTCTTTCTTGATGCGGTCGACAGCACCCGACACCGTGCGCTTGCTGCCCACAGCATAACCAACGACAACCACCTCATCGAGCACCTCGTCGTTTTCTTTCAGCGAAACATTGATAACATGATTTCCCTTTACAGGAATTTCCTGGGTACGGTAGCCCAGATAAGAGAATACCAGGACAGAACCATCCTTAACATTGTCAAGCTTGTAGTTACCATCCAAGTCGGACACTGCACCATTCTTGGTATCTTTCACCAGAATGCTGGCACCAATGACAGGTTCACCTGTGGCATCTACCACCTGACCCTTAATGGTTGTCTGACCAAGAGCATTAAAAGTAATAAAGCATCCTGCTAACAGCAGACCTACTTTCTTTGAAAGGTTGTTTTTATCCATAATCTATAGGTTTATAACGATTAAAATTGTTTGATGCCGCAAAAGTACGTCAAAATTCAATAGGTTGTTGCGATTAGTAGGTTTTTGGTAGATTACCATTATCTACTATCCAATTTATCAGGCTGAATATCAGTAAATTAAAGATTTCTAAAAAAAACACGTTAGTAGATGCGAGATTTTGAAAGTTTTTTATTACTTTTGCAGCAGAATCTTTAAAACATAAGAAACATGAGACATTTTATAACTATCGTACTACTGATACTACTACCACTATGCGCAAAAGCAGACAACAGCCAGCTCTACAAACAGCTGGATGCTGCCCTGGAAAAACGTGCGCATTATGTAGAAGTAAAAGAGAAAAGTCTGAACGACATCAAGCAGGGTGCCAAATATGTAACCAGCAACGAGGACAAGCTCAAGCTTTACGAGCAACTCGCCAATGGATACAAAGCCTACGAGTATGATTCAGCGATGACTTACGTAAAAAAAGGCCTTGTTCTTGCCCAAAAGAGCAACAACATCTTATATTATAAAAGATTCCAACTTAGCCAAACCAGCCTGCTTATCACACGTGGATTCTATGCTGAAGCAAAAAACATCATGCAGAAGATAGAACCCAAGGAAGAAGATCCGCTTGACTATCAGTTTCAATACTATTATACACTTTACGGACTATACAACAACTGGTCAACCTATTGTGAGAACAATGAATTCAGCAAGATTTACGACCAGCAGAAAGTGGAATACCTGAAGAAAACATTAGAACTGTCGCCAAAGAAAGATGCATTCTATTACTACCTGCTGGGAGAGTTATACTATTACAGCAATCATTCCAACAATAACAAGACCATCCTATACTACAAAAAAGCACTGAGTATGGAAAAGCCGGACAGCCGTCTCCATGCCATGACCGCCTTTGCCCTATCCGAAGTATACCAGAAAGCCAACAACCAGAAACTGACGGAACATTACCTGCTGGTTGCAGCCATCTCTGACATCACTTCTGCCACAAAAGAAAACGTAGCCCTGCAAAACATCGCACTCTTCATCTACAAACATAAGACCAGAAGTCTGAACAAAGCCCAGGAATACATCAACCTATCCCTGGAAGATGCTTATGCATACAACAACCGGTTGCGCCGCATTGAGATTTCATCCAAATTGCAGATGATTACCAATGCCTATACAGATGACATCAGAGCCACCAACAGCATGCTCTACATTGCGCTGTCGGTCATTTTCCTGCTCTTGCTCGGAGTAGGACTTAGCAGTCTGTTCATCCGCAAGAAGAACAAACTTCTGAAACAGAAGAAAGACGAAATCACGGCTACATCGGCAAAAATGGAAGTTCTCAACAGCCAGTTGCACCTCATCAACGACGAACTGAAGGACACCAACCAGAAGCGCGAGAGACTGATAAAGGTGTATATTGACCTGTGCTATAAGAACATAGAGAGAAACAGCAAACTGCGCACCTTGGCAGTAAGAAAGATCAAGGCCAACCAGAGTAAGGAGCTGCTGAGCCTCCTTTCTTCCTCAACCAATACAGAGAAAGAGAACAAGGAGTTTCTGACGGAATTTGACAAGGCATTCCTGTCTCTGTACCCAACTTTTATAACCGAGCTGAACAAGCAGCTTACAGAATCGGCACACATCCAGCTGAAAGAGAATGGAGAAATGCCCCCTATCCTCCGTGTGTGCGCCCTGTTAAGATTAGGCA
This Segatella copri DSM 18205 DNA region includes the following protein-coding sequences:
- a CDS encoding RagB/SusD family nutrient uptake outer membrane protein codes for the protein MKQYIIGSMLLSSILLASCSLDETPRSKFSEEEAFSTSKLVYVNTVANVYSSIGNGLYGSDGGSVHTFQEFSSDASMIPGRQGDWVDGGTWQNIFLHNFESSVSKYNDVWNNLYRVIGLANSSIDRLNKYLGEHPEYAEYVYELRALRAVYYYYVMDLFGQVPLVVSSQVSANEVNQSNRSDVFRFVTSELAECIPHLSDGKSQNEGEYYGRITKAVAYMCMAKCAINAPVYTIDDTTPTSYSAFVGTDKSGKATASEEQGKTVSEMGKNINITLDGETRNAWETAVYCADQIASLGYRLQPSYADNFIVANQNSVENIWTRPNDCVNYKIEDYNIVRTLHYNHGGAIGYQGWNGACSSKQQMQVYGYGTANPDPRLKLNFYTDKDYMEETGKAVDDGATDKPLEYMPLAVKVDFSAADDPHAMKCAGARMKKYEFDKSTTQQYSFNNDLVIWRYADALLLKAEAEYRMGNKAEALTIVNEVRDRVAATPRTELTLNDILDERMLELAWEGVRRQDQIRFCTFTEPTADRFNGVTHNASAGDYNDDTQGYTMVYPIPYAVLNLNKKLKQNPGYTK
- a CDS encoding DUF6377 domain-containing protein produces the protein MRHFITIVLLILLPLCAKADNSQLYKQLDAALEKRAHYVEVKEKSLNDIKQGAKYVTSNEDKLKLYEQLANGYKAYEYDSAMTYVKKGLVLAQKSNNILYYKRFQLSQTSLLITRGFYAEAKNIMQKIEPKEEDPLDYQFQYYYTLYGLYNNWSTYCENNEFSKIYDQQKVEYLKKTLELSPKKDAFYYYLLGELYYYSNHSNNNKTILYYKKALSMEKPDSRLHAMTAFALSEVYQKANNQKLTEHYLLVAAISDITSATKENVALQNIALFIYKHKTRSLNKAQEYINLSLEDAYAYNNRLRRIEISSKLQMITNAYTDDIRATNSMLYIALSVIFLLLLGVGLSSLFIRKKNKLLKQKKDEITATSAKMEVLNSQLHLINDELKDTNQKRERLIKVYIDLCYKNIERNSKLRTLAVRKIKANQSKELLSLLSSSTNTEKENKEFLTEFDKAFLSLYPTFITELNKQLTESAHIQLKENGEMPPILRVCALLRLGITESSKIAGILSYSPQTVYNYRSLLKNNAIDKEHFEENVLRLCMVIAD
- a CDS encoding glycoside hydrolase family 97 protein; translation: MKKLFLLASLLMAFGISADAGDITSPNGQIKVNFTLDGTVPTYSVTYQGKTIIKPSRLGYQLAKGGKDGKDLLSDFSVINEKTSTFDETWTPVWGENKSIRNHYNDMLVELKQNSTDSYMNVRFRVYDDGVGLRYEFPQKGNLNYFTIKEERTEFVMTGDHTAWWIPGDYDTQEYEYTKTRLSGIRPALHAAVSSNLSQTVFSDTGVQTSLQLKTDDGIYINLHEAALVDYPAMHLNLDDKTMTFTSWLTPDAQGMKGYMQTPFKSPWRTMVITDDARKVLSSNLILNLNEPCKIKDTSWIHPVKYVGVWWEMISGKGEWAYTHDYPTVKLDGTDYVHAKPSGKHSANNANVRRYIDFAAAHGFDAVLVEGWNIGWEDWSGYMKEKVFDFLTPYPDFDIKALNEYAHSKGVKLIMHHETSSSVMNYEKYMDRAYQLMKDYGYDAVKSGYVGNIIPRGEHHYSQLEINHYLHAVTRAADYHIMVNAHEAVRPTGLCRTYPNLIGNESARGTEYQAFGGTKPGHTAILPFTRLQGGPMDYTPGIFEMDCANGSHCNSTICGQLALYVTMYSPLQMAADFPENYEKHMDAFQFIKDVAVDWDKSIYLEAEPMEYITAARKAKGSDNWFVGGVTGMKAHQSTVKLDFLEKGKKYVATIYQDAKNANYKTNPQAYVITKKTVTSKSVLKLNSVAGGGFAISLLAQ
- a CDS encoding SusC/RagA family TonB-linked outer membrane protein, giving the protein MDKNNLSKKVGLLLAGCFITFNALGQTTIKGQVVDATGEPVIGASILVKDTKNGAVSDLDGNYKLDNVKDGSVLVFSYLGYRTQEIPVKGNHVINVSLKENDEVLDEVVVVGYAVGSKRTVSGAVDRIKKEDMNKGVVTSPAEALKGKVAGVIISQAGGDPTSSPSIRVRGTSSLSGGNDPLVIIDGVFADMTMFNSLAPGDIESLTILKDASETAQYGSRGASGVIVVTTAKGKLGYSSLSYNGQFGVNTVYKNLDLMSASEYRETAKSLGLTYTDMGGDTNFLEEIERNVGLTQNHNISFSSGTDTSSLRASLGFVLRQGALKNSDMKNFTAKLDGTQYLFDKHLKLELGIFGSQRNSNIQYDMHKMFYSATAYNPTYPNVRNDKGEWDEDLLANEVWNPLGLLDIDDFYKDASVNVHGKATVNIIDGLTVSAFGSYNYWNRDNKFYIPNNIQMGKLNGNGWAYIANTNRKDYMGNVMVNFSKDFGKHHIDALALMEGQKYTYDWNSQEAHGFDTNYFKFNNMKAAANVSWGNLQSNYTEYTLSSYMARVNYMLADKYIATVNVRTDGSSKLGNGQKWGWFPSASLAWVISNEPWMKKIKQIDNFKIRAGYGVTGNQDAIDPYTSLALMEPNGVTTVNGATSTTFAVTSNSNPDLKWEVKTTFDVGFDLSMFKQRLNVTFDWYTSETSDMLYTYTVPVPPFTYDRLLANMGTMTNMGFELAVRGDIIKTKDFTFNSGLNFSYQKNKLKKLSGTYKGQPMTTSEHISVATVGAAGLTHNNGVTYLIEGQPVGVFYLPHCTGIDENGQYIIEDLDDNGTIDTGDSGDRKVCGQAIPKYFLGWDMSFKYKNWDLTMQFNGAFGHKIYNATSMTLNNMSNFPTYNILSGAQHLNNGKGIHDVQISDYWLEKGDYMNFEYASLGYTFTKDMLKWKFINNIHLALSVNNICTLTGYKGLTPMINSATISGGNLGVDDKNIYPLSRTYTLSLSVNF